In the genome of Campylobacter helveticus, the window TTGAAACCAAAAGACTTTTTTTTAGCAATGTCTCAGAGTAAATTTAAAAAATTATCTCAAGATGAAGATCTATTCAATCAAACCAAAGATTATATTGAATATTTCTTAGGACTTATAGAAAAACAATGCGTTTTAGAGGATAATAAAAAGAAGAGTGAAAAAGATATTTTAACTTTATTGAAAAAAAATAAACATATTAGAGTAAAGCTTAAGAATTATATGGATAAAGAATTCAACAGCATCAAAGAAAATCGCCCCGACATTGTCGCTTCGTGGAAATACTACCAAGAATTTGAAAAGATGTGTGGGGAGATGAAAGAGGGTTAAAAGGGCATTTGCCCTTTTAGAATTTATAGCCTAAACCTGTGAGGAAAATTTGGTAGGTTTCATCGTAAAAATTGATGTCGCTATCGCGTTTTTCTAGGTTATAATTTGCATAGGCGTAAAGACTTTCATAGCCTAAAAGTTTGTTTTTCACTACATTTACACCAAGTTCGAAAATATCTCCGTCTTGCTTTTTGTTGAAAATTGGGTCTGTGCCATCGGCTTCATAATAGCTATAAGCGATGGTTGGACTTATGATAAAATCATCTTGCAAAGGTAAATTTAGCCCAGCCTTAAAGCCATACCTTGAAAAACTTGCAGCTTTACCATCTGCGTCATTATAATCATAAAGCAATCCAGCATTAAATAAAGAATAATCGTAATTTAATTCAAATTCGTGGTAGAAGCCATCGCGTTTTAGACTGCTATAAGGAATGGTTTCCTTATCGTATTTATTTTTTGCGAAAAGGTAATTTGCACCAAATTTACCAAAATCACTTTGATAAACTTGAGAAAATTTAAGTCCAAATTTGTCTAAATCTGTTTCTTCGCGAAATGTATTTAGGGCGTAAGGGTTTGCATAAGCTTTTTCTCTAATCGAGCTTACAAAAGAAAGTGAGCTGCTAAAATTTGACATATAAGCCATCTCGTAGCCGAGCGCAAAACCACTTAAATCTCTACCATTGTAGTTTTTTAAGAAAACTCTATCATTTTCTATTAAACCGCCATAGTAAAGCTCAAATCCCACTAAAGGAATGGCTGAAGTATCAGAATTTTTTGCGTTATAGCTTCCTAAAAAATCGCTGTCTGCAAGGGGGCTAAGATTGCTCTTAACATCTCTAAAACCACCGCCAACGCTAATTTTACCGCTAAAACCCTCTTCAAAAACAATTTCATTTGCATTTAACATTAAAGCGCTTAAAGCAAAACTCACTAGATATTTTTTCAATTTTTCTCCTTGTGTGAAAATTAAAAGTAATTGTAATTACTATAAATTTAAAGTTGGAAATGTTACTTTACTTTGCTTTAAAAATTTCTTAAAATATTCAATTTTTAAGCATAGTTTTGTTAAAATTCGCATTTTAGTGGAGTTATGGGTATGAAAAATGAAGAGCATTATGATTTAGACTTAGAGCGTATGATACTAAGCTCTTGTTTGCTAAGTGATGGCGAAGTGTATGCAAGTATAGCCGGAGATATTGAGATTAAGGATTTTAGCTTAAAGGCACATCAGGATATTTTTAAAGCGATGGTTGCTTGTGCGAATGCAGGAGAGCCAATTAGCCTTAGTTTTTTGAAAAAACACGCCAAATTAGACGAGCAAATTTTAAACGAAATCATCGCCACTCCCTCTATGATAGACATTAGCGCTTATGTGAAGGAGCTAAGAGAAAAGTCCATTAAAAGACAGCTTTTAGGCTTTGCGCATCTTTTGCCAAGTCGCATTAATGCAAGTAGGGCTGTGAGCGAAATTTCTGATGAGCTTAGCAAGGATATTTTTAATATCATTAGCCGCGTAAATTCTGCGGATATTAAGGACATTAATGAGGTCTTAGGTGAGCTTTTGGAGGAATTTAAAAGGCAAAAAAGTTTAGAAAATAAGCACATTATAGGGCTTGAAAGTGGCTTTAGTGAGCTTGATGATAAAACGAAAGGTTTTAAGGGCGGTGAGCTTATTATCGTGGCGGCAAGACCGGGTATGGGTAAGACGACCTTATGCTTAAATTTCATCGATAGGGTTTTAAGGCAGGGTAAGGGCGTGGTGATGTTTTCTCTTGAAATGCCCGGAATTCAAATTATGCAAAGACTATTAGCCTCTAAAACCTCTATCCCCTTGCAAAAAATCATCACCGCAGATTTAAATGACGAGGAGTGGGAAAGAGTGGGCGATGCGTGTAATTACTATTCTAAAACTAAATTTTTTCTATATGATAGTGGCTATGCGAGTATCACGGATATTAGGGCGATTTTAAGGAGGCTTAAGTCGCAAGAGAGTGATATTTCTTTATGTGTGGTGGATTATATAGGGCTTATGATGAGTCATTCAAATTTTAGCGATAGACATTTGCAAGTGAGTGAAATTTCACGCGGGCTTAAGCTTTTGGCAAGAGAGCTTGATATGCCTATTATCGCACTTTCCCAGCTTAACCGCTCTTTAGAGAGCCGCTCAAATAAACGCCCGATGTTAAGCGATTTGCGTGAAAGTGGGGCGATAGAGCAAGATGCGGATACGATATTGTTTGTTTATCGTGATGAAGTGTATAGAGAGCAAGAGGAAAAAGAAAGGGAAAATAAAGCAAAAGCAGAGGGTAAGGACTACCGCCCAAATTTCGTGCCAAACCCAAGACAAGAAAGTGCTGAAATCATCATAGGTAAAAATAGAAATGGTCCCGTTGGGACGGCTGAAGTGGAATTTCAAAAGGAAAATTCGCGTTTTGTGGATAAGCCTCACGGTATGAGTGAAACGACTTTTGAGGGCTAAGGCGAGGGCGTTTTGAAACTAAGTTTTGTTAAAATGCCTTGTATAAATTTGCAAACGAGAAAGGATATAGAATGAAATTAAGAGAGATAGCGGAATTTTTGAGTTTAGAATATGAGGGCGAGGATTTAGAAATTAGTGCGCTTAATTCTTTATTAAGGGCTAGTTTTACGGAATTAACTTATTGTGATGGGGAAAAAAATGCTAAAGACATTCCAAACACAGGTGCAGCGGCTATTATCGTTTCTAAAGAATATGAAAATTTAGTTCCAAAAGATACAAAAGCCCTCATCTCGCCTAATCCTCATCTTAGTTTTGCCTTTTTAAGTAAAATTTTTGCTAAACCCCTTTTTAGTGAGATTAAGTCGCAAAATATCGCAAAAAGTGCGAAAATAATGCCTAATGTTTATTTAGGAAATAATATTGACATAGGGGAAAATGTCATCATAATGGCAGGGGCTTTCATAGGAGATAATGTAAGCATAGGAGATGAAAGCATTATCCACCCTAATGTCGTCATTTATAATGACACTAAAATAGGTAAAAAATGCCATTTGTTAGCAAATTGCGTGATAGGAAGTGATGGCTTTGGCTATGCGCATAATAAAAATGGAGAGC includes:
- the lpxD gene encoding UDP-3-O-(3-hydroxymyristoyl)glucosamine N-acyltransferase, producing MKLREIAEFLSLEYEGEDLEISALNSLLRASFTELTYCDGEKNAKDIPNTGAAAIIVSKEYENLVPKDTKALISPNPHLSFAFLSKIFAKPLFSEIKSQNIAKSAKIMPNVYLGNNIDIGENVIIMAGAFIGDNVSIGDESIIHPNVVIYNDTKIGKKCHLLANCVIGSDGFGYAHNKNGEHYKIYHNGNVILEDFVEIGACTTIDRAVFGSTIIKTGTKVDNLVQVGHNCQIGQNCIIVAQTGISGSSELGRNVVMGGQSATSGHLKIGDFSTIAARGGVSKSLEGGRVYGGFPIMLQKDWLKMQAKIALSFKEKD
- a CDS encoding replicative DNA helicase; translation: MKNEEHYDLDLERMILSSCLLSDGEVYASIAGDIEIKDFSLKAHQDIFKAMVACANAGEPISLSFLKKHAKLDEQILNEIIATPSMIDISAYVKELREKSIKRQLLGFAHLLPSRINASRAVSEISDELSKDIFNIISRVNSADIKDINEVLGELLEEFKRQKSLENKHIIGLESGFSELDDKTKGFKGGELIIVAARPGMGKTTLCLNFIDRVLRQGKGVVMFSLEMPGIQIMQRLLASKTSIPLQKIITADLNDEEWERVGDACNYYSKTKFFLYDSGYASITDIRAILRRLKSQESDISLCVVDYIGLMMSHSNFSDRHLQVSEISRGLKLLARELDMPIIALSQLNRSLESRSNKRPMLSDLRESGAIEQDADTILFVYRDEVYREQEEKERENKAKAEGKDYRPNFVPNPRQESAEIIIGKNRNGPVGTAEVEFQKENSRFVDKPHGMSETTFEG
- a CDS encoding DUF2860 family protein: MKKYLVSFALSALMLNANEIVFEEGFSGKISVGGGFRDVKSNLSPLADSDFLGSYNAKNSDTSAIPLVGFELYYGGLIENDRVFLKNYNGRDLSGFALGYEMAYMSNFSSSLSFVSSIREKAYANPYALNTFREETDLDKFGLKFSQVYQSDFGKFGANYLFAKNKYDKETIPYSSLKRDGFYHEFELNYDYSLFNAGLLYDYNDADGKAASFSRYGFKAGLNLPLQDDFIISPTIAYSYYEADGTDPIFNKKQDGDIFELGVNVVKNKLLGYESLYAYANYNLEKRDSDINFYDETYQIFLTGLGYKF